The region GGCACCCAAGGATGCAACTATACTGCACATTGTAGCTTAGTTTTCTATGCTGAGTTATAATACTACAGTGTAAGGACTACAAACATACACAAAGCTAGAGGAAGTTCAGGAGAAACCCTATCATTTTCATAGACCTCCTACAGATATTTTTGCATACTTGGAAAGCTGCTCTATAGCCACCAGGCACAGAAATGACAATACAGATCACAACGAGCACTAGAGATAAAAGGTACAAGCCCTGAGCACTGAAGGGCTCAGACAGGGCTCACAttcatttctctctcttgtTCATTCTCTCCCCCAGGCAACCTAAACCAGAGAGTGTGCACTGACTGGCTGCAAGGATGTCAGCCAGTGTCATGGCAAAATGCCTGGTGGAGGCTTAAGTCTCAACAAAGCCACTTCATTCTTCTCAGAGAGTCAACATCTGTGTCTGTTGTCATCCCGTTGATAGGCGTTGTGATCATTTCTGCCCAGACACCAGTACCCAGAGAGATAAATAGGTACTGAATTCAGCAGACAACAACAAATCACAGCCTTCACAGAGGCTGAATTTCACATCAGGAGTTTCACTCTATCCTGTTTTCTTGGTGAGGAGGAGACAGAGATGCAACTGCTGAAGTAGATCTAGGATTCCTACTGGAACCATAAGAGAAACAGCTGCTCTTGGGAAGTCTAAAAGGAGAGTGAGCAAGTGTTCAATGAAGATTTGGGAAGAAAACTAGCCAGGTACAATCAGGAAGTTGCCAAGTATCACATGACACTGACCAACAGATCTTGAGAGGAACCTCTGCGTGTGCTAGACTTAATCCAGGTATGGAGCCCATAGCATGATTCCCAGCAAAGAATCCCTGAAGGCCAGCTCTGAAGAACAGACTCTCAAGGAACCAGGTTGAGAGAAAACCTCTTTCAGAAATATGCTAGGGTttatgttttgtagaaaaaCGAGTATGAAAGTTTAAACTCAAATGTATTAGCAAGAGTGCAGTCAGCAGGCAAGACATTTCTCACAGCTATTTGGCACTGCTGACACTTGGATACTGTGAAGAGTTTGGGCTCCCAAGTCAAAGAAAGACCTTAACAGACTAGAGAAAATGTCATCCACAGGCCATCAAGATAGACAGAGGCTGGACCACAGAACATAGGAGGGGATGTTAGGCaagctgggtttgttcagcctggggagaaggcagcagaggAGAATCTTACCACTGCCTAGAGCTACCTACCTGTAAGATGCAGAGAAAACTGCACCTGGAGCAGTGTGTTTTAACTGCTGCGTTCGATCTTTGCACAAGAATCTGACTATTTTGAGCACAGGGTTGGACCAGAGATCCCCACAGATTATtgcaacctaaattattctatgactATATGTGCGACTATGCAGGAGGCCTTAACAAAAAGGGGAATACATAACATTTCAGTGAGAGCATCAGAGCAACTTGTTAAAATTGACTCCTATTCACACTGacctgcaatatttttttttataaaatggcCATAGCAACAGGATATTAAATCCTGCTCTCAAACAGGTGTGACTATAGGATTTGCAAAGCCAGTAAAAACTAACTGCCCAGCTACGTGAACTAATTCTCCAAGCACTTCTTATAGAAAACAAGATACAAAAGATACATCAAAGGAAATGCTCTTCTGTAGCCTTGCCCATTTTGTTTGCCAGTTTGCAaggttaaagaaaaattataagATGGAGCAGTCTTTATGACTactattaatttttcattatgacTATTCACATGGGATCATAACAACAGTAACAagctggaagaggaggagaataTTTTTGGAGAAGCAATTGCTGGTGGAGACCTGTCAAACAACAGAGCAGTGGAAAACAGATGAGACACTTGTTCTGCTCAGCAATTAACAAAAATAGTCAGTCATGCAACAGCCACAGCACTGACATTAGGTGAGGGCGGGGGGGAGGTGCATTCAGCTCTAAGAAATAACTCAAAACTGAAACAACAGGGAGAAAAAGTAGCTTCTGCCTCAGAACAAGTAGCTCCTGCTTCCCCCCTGCTGACTGAGATCTAAGGTGGGGAGAGCTCAGGAAGTCCAGTTTAGAGATGTATGTAGATCCACACAGACTTAATTAGAGCAACGATTAAGTCTGATGTGATGACTTCTGTCATCTTCACAAAAATGTGGAGTGCTCAAAGCCAGAGGCTGATAGAAGAGAAAGGATGTTGGGGTCGTTGAGGCAGCAATAAAATGAAAGTGCTTAAAGGTTTCCTCTTCATTTGTCCTAGATTTTACAATTGCTTCCAGCACACCAGCAGAGGACACTTGTCATGCGTGAGCTGCTATCATAGTTCCCACCTGGTCCTCAACTAAGGATGCACCTGAAATGTTGTTTGCTGGAGAcacatttaaatgaaatacCACTGTGCTCTTTTCCTGATGTTATGTATGTTTGCTCCCTACTGAGCAAAAAGGGCAACATAACATTTCAGTGGGCACATCAGGGCAACTTGTTCAAATTGGCTGCAACTGATCATTGTCAGTACCTGAATAGCTGGTATTTACCACGATCAGAGACAACAGACACCACTGGTCAGAAATCTGGTCTGCCTCAATTATCACACTGTCAGTCTTAGTAATCTTAGCAGCAAGATTATCTGCTAGTGCTGACCAAAATGAAATAGAGCTTGGACACCCAGTAACCATCTCTCCTATTTCACCTTGGCTATAATCTCCTCGGAGGAAATGATGGAACAAATGAAAGCTGCAGTTGGCTGTGCACGGCACTCAGATATGGGACAGGTGCAGCTGACAACCATGTTCTGTTCAATGCGAGTCGCAAGATACTCACTCCAACAGGGCTGTgaaggcagaagaggagagaacAGGAGCTGCACCACCTGGGTCATGCCACCCTGGAAGCCCACCCTACCCAGCAGAGGGtgcacaaaaccaccacaaaccaTGGATAAATACTCAAAAGCACAAAGGTGGGAACGTTTGGATCTGAAGGATCACAATAAACAACGGAGCTGAGGAAAAAGAATGTGTGTGATCTGTGAAAATCACCTGAAAACAGCTTCACCACAGCAAATCAACTGCCACCAACTAGGCAGCAGCAATTCCCTACCAAATTACAGGAGCGAAAGACGCCAGGACCTTCACCTTGCAGCAGTAGTGCATGCAGCAGAGGGTTGGTGGCTTCTCAGTAGGACACAGCTGGTTCACACAGACTGGGCAGTGGGTTCCTGGGCTCGGGGGGGGCTGGGCATCCTGTACTTGCAGCCCCGAGGAGATAAGCAGGGTCTCAGGGTTCTCCATATAGCATTGGATCAGGAAATCCACATTCCACCTGCAGTGCATGAGGAGGTGCCGAGCAACATCACTTGGGATGCTCAGAGTATCCTGGACCTGCTGTACTGTCTGGTTCATGAGCACCTTCGCCTCCTCTGGACTAAGTGTGTGCCCCATTGGCACCTGCAGCATTGCCATGAGAAACTCTTCCAACCTGCCTATCCCAGGATTCAACCTGACATGGAAAAATGTGTTATGTCCCTACAGGGTAGACATGCACACCCCTCCACATCTGGTGACATGCATCCCTACCGATACAGGCAGTCTGTGTCATCATCATCCAGAGATGCCTCTGGTGGCCTGCTCTGAAAAACCATCTGTGCCTGGCCCCCAAGAGGTGTTGTGGGTTCAGCAGAGATGTATTCCAAGACATGAGGCCTCTCCTCCTGGCGCCGGAGATAGCCCTGGTTCAGTAAGTACAGGACACAGGACAGCACGTCCACGCTGTGGCAGCAGAAGCTCAGGAACTGCAGCCCTGGACACAACTCGCCCCTCTGACAGGCATCAATCACCTACAGCAGCAAGGAAGCCCCACACTGCAATGCAGTGCAGCACCCAGGAAAACCCCCTCTCCTCCTCAATCCCTCCATACCCTAAACACCAGGTTGTCAATGTGGAGCTGCTTCTCCACCTTGAGGATGCGGGTGATGAGGCAGCAGAGGacattcctcttcctttccaggGTGCTGACATCAGCCCTCTCCACCTGCAGGTACctctgctggggcagcagccTCAGGTGGCGGCCAGAGGCACAGGCCAGGGCTGCTTGGTTCACCTGCAGCACACCTGGAGCCAGCACCCAGCCCGGGTCAGCCAGGCCCTGAGCTGGGCCCTGAAGGAGCCCCAGGACACACGTGGGGCTGCTGGACCCAGCCATGGGCCTCCTGCTGCGGCCTTCACAGGTGTCGGCCCCATCCCTGTTCCCCACATGTGGCCCCAAGCAACAGTGACACCCACCACCCCTGGCCCTGTTCCCCAACCCTGCACACACACCCGAGACCGACCCACGCTGATACACACCCCACACGTGGCCCCAAGACCAGCCCCACACACAACCCCCAGCCCCCAACTTGAAAGACAgacctgcaccccaaacacCCACAGACCCACCCCAGCCCACTCGCTTCCCCTACAAGCTCTGGTATGctcaccccagcacccccaggggCGCCCAGCCCCACACCCACCTCCTGGCGTGCAGCTCCGCACCAGGACGCCCTCGCCGTGGGTCAGCGGTGTCAGCGCAtggtgcagcagctcagcagggagCCCGGTGGCCTGCAGCAGGGCCTccacagccacctcctgcaGGAGGGCATGGAAAGGAATGGCCGGCCAAGCCCCACCAAACAAGGGGGGCCTCTGCCCCAAACACCCCCGCACACCCCACCAGAAGGGAGGGAACAACCCTGCtgtgctccagcacccaccgCAGCACCAGCTCCTACCTCAGCACTGTTGAAGCACAGCAGGATGTACATCTGCAGGGTGGACACGTGGAGGACGCAGTCTCCAAACTGCAGCTCGGCGTGGCCCAGCCATGTCCACTGCAGCCGCCGAGGCTTTGAGCActcccagcccagctggctCTGGCCTGCCAGAGACGGCATCAGCGCAGGGCTggggccagctctgctgggcactCCCAGCGcttcccagcactgctgctgccgctggctGAGCTGCTGAGGGGCAGGCTGGGCACCACGAGACCCCCCGCACACCCACGGCCGCCACACTCACTCCGcctgcagaaggcagcaaacTCATCCAGGGGGGAcctcagagcagctgggaaaaaCCTCCCAGGTTCATCCATGTAGCAGAATGGGGACACAGGCCAGCAGCGTGGGGACAGGGCCAGCACCTTCACCTCTGGCACATCTGCCACCGaggctgtccccagcacctggACATGAGGGCAGCTCAGCACAGGCCCCGGGATCCCTGTGAGGAACGTGggcagcctcctgctctccccacccCACCGGCACGCTCACCTCGTCCAGGCCCGTGTCCAGCTCCACCAGCCACttgtcctgctcctgcagccggAAGAGGTAAAACTGCTGCTGGAGCTCCTCTGACTCGGCCAAGTTCCTCAGCATCTCCTGGGGGAAGCGGCTGGGGAAGCACAGCCCAATCTGCTCCACGACAGCTCCTTCCAGCCAAGACAGCCCTTGCGCCAGGAGCCGGTCCCCCAGGTAGTGCCTGCCACAGGCCACAGGGTCAGGTCAGGAGCCAGCCCGAGCCCTGTGGCCACCAGCCACCCACCAGCAGAGATGGCCTCAGCCCTCTCCGTGCCAGGCTAGGCAGCACCCGTCTCCCTTCCCTGTCACCAGCAGGGAATGTGCCTCCACAGCCTGGCAGCGCCCACAGGCCCTCACAgcctttcccctccccacacCAGAGATGGGAAAAGCAAGCGGGAGCATCACAGCCACACCAGCCCAGGCTCAGCCACAGCCCCAGTGCCACCTGCACCTCCCTCGCCACGCCACACCAGCCCTCTGGTGCTGTGGAGACATGGCACCCTCACCGGTAGAAGTGCTCGAAGGTGTGAGCAAGCTCCAGGCCACTGAAGACAACAAAGGGCTCCAGgatctgctgcagctgctgcaatgGGCCcatgctgcctgcagccccctgcagctcctggatcTTCCTGTCCAGGTAGCGGGCAAACTGCTCGCTCACCTGCAGAGGAACAGGGCTGGTGCAGAGGGGGCTCACCGGGCGCCAAGGCCGGGCTGGGGAAAAGTCCCTGGGGGGAACAGCCAGGAAACCCTGGGGCTCTTGGGCAGGGGCCAAGGGTGTGCAGGCACCAGCCCAGGACAGCACACAAGCACTCACAGCTGGGTACCATCCAGGGCCACCACAGGACTAGGTTCCATGACCTGACTGGGGGGCTAAGACACCCCCCACCCGGAGCTCACCCAAGGCTGTGGGCCAGGGCAGCCTCCCAGGCAGTGCCAGCGGCTGGTGACACTGGGGCCCGGCACTGGTGCCACGCTCCCTTGACTCACGTGCAGGGTGGCGAGGAAGGAGAGTTGCAGCAAAGCCCCTGCAAAGCCCTGGCCCAGGGCCAGCATGAAGGCGGCCTGCTGCCCAAAGAGCTCCTCCGTGGCCCCACGCAGGCGCTGGTACAGCCCACAGTATCGCTCCACGAGGTctggtgcctgccctgccaccTCCAAGAACCCCTgcacctgcggggaggcagcaCGACAGGGGTGAGCCCCACAGTGGGACGCGCCTGTGCCCTGCGGGAAcctccacagccccagccctgctctgccgaCACCGGCTGCCTGGGTCCTGGCCAGAGGCCAGCTGGAGGCCCTGGTGCTGTCAGGGGCTGCTGAGCACTTGGGgtgaggagggagcagagcccgaggGCTCAGCAGAGGCTGCGGCGGCAGGACAGAAGTGCAGCAGCCACCCAGCAGGAATAAGTTGCCCAACGCTGGACCCATCTCCCAGCCCGGGCACAAGGGCCAGGCTGATGTCTGAGCCCTGCCCGGGTGGCAAGTGCAGCAGGGCTGTCCCCATGCCCCTCCAGGCCCTGCAGAGGCCAGGTACAGCCCCGCACCCCCCCCACTATCCCAGGGCACCACCAGGCCCTGCTCTCCACTCTTCACaacacctgcccagcacacagtCCCACATGCCCTTTCTGGCCTCACAACTGGCTGTCCAAGCTCTACCTGCTGCTGCACCACACCACGCCAGCACCGCGAGATGCCCCACAGGCTGCTCGACCTCTCCACCGCTGCCTTTGCAGCTCTGGCTGGCACCTCCTTGTTCTTCCTCTCCTGCCCGCCTGCCAAGGGACAGCCCTGGGCTCAGTGTGGCTCTGTGCGCAGGCTCCACACAGCAACCACAGCagcctccccctctccccaagGGGCAGAGAAGATGCCGGGGAGGCATGGCCGCGATGGGGGCACAGCCACCATTCTTCCCCAGCTCAAGAGCCACAGGACTCTCCTTAGAGCTCCCAGGCAGATCCCCACAGCCACAGCCCAGCACCCGGGACCACCATCCCCCAGCTCCATGGGAGGGCAGCCCCTCACTCACCAGCTGCTCTCGCCTCCTctggctctgtgctgctggggtcCACATGCACCAGGAGTTGGGTCAGGCGCCGCACACGGGAACCAAAGACAGCACTGCGGCTGGTGGCACGGCGGGGCAGCTCCACACTCTCCAGGTACTCCCTCAGCAGCCAGGCCAGGGCGCTGATGCCTTCGGGGTCTGCGAGGCCAACCAGACTCAAAGCGGGGTGCCTCAGCCTGAGGCACAGTGTGGATGGGCCCGGGAGAGCACAGGGTACCTGGGCTAGTGATGCTCTCCACCAAGGGGCTCACCAGGGCCTCCCAGCACGTCCTGCCCAAGGCCTGGGCTGCCTCATCGTCAGGAAGGAAGCGGTCGGCAAAGCCCTGCTCGTGCCGCAGAGCCTGGTTCAGcctgcaacagcagctgggcAGCACACAGTGGGGGACTGCAAGGTGGCCCCGGCCCTCTGGGACTGCTGGCGGCCAGGAGAAGCCAGAGTCCCTCCCTGTCCAGCTGGGACACCcggctgctcctctcccagcccTACGGTCCCCCTTGCGGGCTGCCACCACCATCCCCCCAGGCCCTGGGACGCTGGGGTCATGATGACACAGTCGGGAGACAACTCACCGGCCAAAGAGCTGCAGTAGTCGTCCCCGGTCCCGGCAGATCTCCTGGCACCAAGCATGAGCCTGAACAGTGTAGAAGAGGAACGTTCGCCAGCACAGCTGCTCCCTGAAGACTGGCCAGAACGTGGGCTTGGGACCCAGCACCTCGATGCCACGCACACGTGTGTCAATGCCGCCCTACAGGAAAGTGTGACCCTTagctcctccagcctgtccccgACACCCTACACTGCCAGTTCGTCGCCTCCTGCTCCCCTACCTGCTGGCACCGCTTCACTCGGATCTGGATGACGGGCCAGAAGCGGGTCATGTTCTCCAGCAGGACCACTCTGCTGTCTGAAGGCAGGATGGTCACCTGCAGGCAGACAGTGAGCTCTCAGCACGCCAGGCGGCGAGCACCAGTCACCCTGCGTGCTCCCCAGTCACCCCACATTACAGCCATGAGGTGtgtcccccagcagccccgACACAGCCAAAGGGTGCCCCCGGCAGGGCCCCATTCATGGCTCACAGCCCCAGCgcaggctgggctgcagggctgccccTACCCAGGTCTCCAGCTCCCGTTGCCTACAGCCAGGAGGAGgctcccacagcagctcctgctggcccCAGCTCCCTATGGGCCCCATGGCCAGGGCAACACCTTCACAGGGCACAGCAAGGACCAGCCCACTGCTCCCGTGGGGCCCCATGGCCAGAGCAGCCTGTGCCAAACTCACTGTGTTCAGCTCGGTTCTGATGGTGGTTGGGCTGTCACCCCCCAGCACCACGACACGGGCCGGCATGTAGCTGGAGTCCTCGCTGGCCACCAGCATGCTCatctccctgcagcacagcaaacaTGGTGCTGCCAAGCTGTCCCCACCCCCCTGCCCtggcccctgccagccccacacacTGCTGCCCACATCCAGCAGCCCCCAGGATGGGGACCACTGGGGCAGGGCTCACACAGAGCCTCCAAAGCCCTCTCCTCCTTGTACAGCTGCTGGCCCTCCTGGCCCCAAGGCCTCCCAGCCCCGCTGAGCCAGCCCCACCTGACCAGCACCCCACACTGCATGTGCACAGTGATGAAGTGGGAGCCGGTGCTGCCATTTGACTCCCAGTAGGTCTTGGGGTTCCTGTCTGTCAGCTTGCTGGCCCGGTGGGGGTTGGAGGACACCTGCACCTTCTCCCAGCACTTGTCCTCCTTCGCCTCCACGCTGGAGCCTGTGGGGAGCGCACATGGAGCCTCCAGCCGCCTGGCCAGCACATACCAGGCACAGGGCTCCAGATCCCACTCCCTGCTGTCAGTCACCTCGGCACAGGTTGCGCAGAAAGACATCAAAGAAGGGGATGCTGATGGGCTGCTGGCTCCGGCGGTGCTCCTCTATCTGCCCCAACACCAGCTATGGGATGGGTGAGGCTCTTACCAGGGGCCCTGGGTCCTCCTCCCCTTGCCCAccacagggctggggcaggcagggagcagacGGCTGCCCCTCAGTGCCAGGGACGGCTGGATGCCGCAGGACCCAGAGGCCCAGTGCAGCCGGGCCTTCCCAGGCCTACCTGAATGCAGCCAGCCAAGATGCTGGTTGTCAGCTTCCTGCAGAGGCTGCTGTACTTCTCACAGTCGGTCACCAGGTCGAGCAGGGCTGGTGCCAGTGACGGGGCTGTGCGGTGCTTGTCCAGGGCTTTGGCCAGAGCCTCACGAGAGCCCGCATGGCACATCACCGCAGCACAGTCCTTGCTGGCACTGGCCAGGCGGTGCAGGAAGCCCACAACCTCCTGCACCACCTGCTGAGCGGCAGCCATGAGTGGCCAGGCTGGCACCAGGagccctccagccccagcagcggGTGCTGCAGGGCTCCATCCCCCTCACCCTGACACTGCAGCGGGGCTCGCCAGAGCCCAGCCGGGCATAGCACTGGGCACACTGGCCACGAGGATGCGGCCATGGCCAGGATGGCCACTGCCCCCCTCTCCCAGCGCGTTAGCCATGGCACACTGAACTCCAGCAGGCAGGGACCTGCTTCACCAACACTGGGCCCAGCCAAcgcacagcacagccaccaaagctgcccctgcccgccggGAGTCCCGCAGCCTCCTTACCTCCCCATCGCTGCTGTgcgcactcagggagaacaaaCAGGGCTCCACACACTCGTGCCAGGGCAGCACATCCTCCTGGTAACCCTCCAGGAACTTGTTCAGGATCCTGAGTGACAGGGGGCCAACTCAAGCTGGGGCACAGACAGCAGTGCCAGGGGGAGCCCTGCTCCCTACCCCTCTGACAAAGCCAGCACTCCACATGGACCGGGAGCCAAGGCTCCCCAGGCATCTCGGACACCACACCAGCACCCAGGCATCTGCTGCACTGCCCTGGCGTGTCCCAAACAGCATCCAGGCATGTGCTGCTCTGTCCCACGTGGCACCATGCCCTGGGACACCCCAATCAGCACCTGTGGATGTGCTGGGGTGCACCTACCCTGGCCCACAGTCAAAAGTTGAACAGCCCCACCAGCACCGACACATGTGCTGTGTCCTGCAAACATCGCCATGAGCACTCACACCTGCTGCAGAGGACCCAGACCCCCCAAGGATGCTCAGGGACCCACCTGAGGATGCTCAAGCTCATGGCCTTCTCTGTCCCCAGCAGCTTCAAGCTGCgcagcagcagcctgaagcACCCGTGGTCCTGCAGCAGCCGGGCTGCCTCACCAGAGGGGACAGGACCTTCGGCACAGAGCTGCCGCTCCAGGaccaccaccacctccttgGACAAGGTGCTGTTGTcccccaggctgcccagcagtGTCTGCATGTCCCCCAGGCCCAGTGGCACCTCTCTGCCTGCCAGGACAGGGACATACAGGCCTGGCCCAGGCACTCACAGGAGCCATGCCATGGGGTGCTCTGCCCCACAGGCGAGGCAAGCCGTGCCCACTGCGTCCCGGGGCCGGGGCACAGTGGGGCTTTGGGTGCACGGTACCTGCCATCTCCAGGCACAGAGGTAGCCGGTGCTCTGCCAGGCGGTTGATGGTGCTGAGGGCCAGCATGGCCTGAGGGCAGCCAGTGCTCTGCTtgtcccaccagcagctctgcagcaccgTGTGGAGGTCACAGCTCaccagctgctctgccaggcCCCGGTGGCCGTCAATCAGCATGTTCACCACCAGCAACCCATTCTGCACGCCTGAGGAgcccctgcagggacagagccaTGCAggtgccttcctccccccagcacagagcctcCCCTGCACCCACAAGCCACCTGCCTGCCTTGCCCAACTCTCAACACAGAGGGTCCCCCCGCCCCCAGCCACTGCCCTCGCTCTGCCCCTACCCTGGCACCCTCTGCATGGTGCTCATGGCAGCAGGGATGGCACTCAGCAGGCTTGCCGAGCCCTCGCTGGAAGCAGAGCCGATGCTGGCAAAGATCTCTCGCATCATCTGCATGTCAGCCTGGTTCAGGGGCAAGACCTTCCCACTGGTGCCTTCTGGCTCGCCAGCCACAGCTCCCACCAGCACCTTCAGGGCCTGCAAGGTCCAAGCAATCAGAAGGGCAGTGGGCATCTTCGCCACACCTGGGCAAGCCAGTGCCCTTCCTGCCCGCCTCCAGCATATCCTCTGCCACACTCACCGCCAGGCCGGCCTGCtgcaccagggcagaggaggCGTGCTGCTGCATGCCTGCCAGCACGGCCCACACACCACCCTCCGTGGCAAATGCCATGCGCCAGTCGTAT is a window of Columba livia isolate bColLiv1 breed racing homer chromosome 3, bColLiv1.pat.W.v2, whole genome shotgun sequence DNA encoding:
- the LOC102093755 gene encoding cullin-9 isoform X9, producing MGLERPERKPGFSAAAIAERGSKKIPSWLLANSKAGTIEGTFPAMVNERHNGNLLVHLGPKLQAYPQELLRQRRGQDGQPEYLIQWSIVSLEERAVGGNGASCAETKPENISMWMSAEEVCATCPTLLGKRKLEGQWVKEEKAASPFTADVPVDEASLLEMKADVRSLVQRARRQMSKSGSPESFILNTIHVLSAYASIGSLASAFKETGALDLLMKMLCHKEKQIRHSAGNMLRALASHDAGSRAYVLLSLSQQDGIEQHMDFDSRYTLLELFAETTSSEEHHMSFEGIHIPQIPGKLLFILVKHYLCVTSLLDKLSSDLEQGGQQQDCAVPSLFPEERSRVKQEFEFSMAMANLILELVHVMGWDHGHKPEPLPRQELQPRTTRSIFQHGATSSTAAQMPGLNSNHGPHKKQGCAFLTSSDFADRSGYMEYLRANLRRGMRVRLLEDCGGVRAGEEGECLQNTNSMHTVQVLWQSTGQTYWMRWHMLEIIGFGDQWEDPAAQEKERSLIESSNLDTVAQPFFCKPFGVLYSLPYLREQPSKASEVLSRSEWWELLFFVKKLEAQGQKEIICLIQQDQGEQLSEVDEEALIQLSVPVELAQKVLRVLEKKCQRSIQRDLRGSHIYTKYFLGRRAEQDARLNTAVSSEGAGCRSTDPEITMAKAAKEELSASTVPPHALAAVAKSDSQLFNELLEREGLFFPEVPEEQIRVLGSSDEASERGSLAKMAAVVDVIQSSSSELGLCLAGLKHIMKILEEEPEPRVSKVQGGLGTRSVGEKLVKAVVELLSTEVAEKALVAVTLRLLAILMMKYDWRMAFATEGGVWAVLAGMQQHASSALVQQAGLAALKVLVGAVAGEPEGTSGKVLPLNQADMQMMREIFASIGSASSEGSASLLSAIPAAMSTMQRVPGGSSGVQNGLLVVNMLIDGHRGLAEQLVSCDLHTVLQSCWWDKQSTGCPQAMLALSTINRLAEHRLPLCLEMAGREVPLGLGDMQTLLGSLGDNSTLSKEVVVVLERQLCAEGPVPSGEAARLLQDHGCFRLLLRSLKLLGTEKAMSLSILRILNKFLEGYQEDVLPWHECVEPCLFSLSAHSSDGEQVVQEVVGFLHRLASASKDCAAVMCHAGSREALAKALDKHRTAPSLAPALLDLVTDCEKYSSLCRKLTTSILAGCIQLVLGQIEEHRRSQQPISIPFFDVFLRNLCRGSSVEAKEDKCWEKVQVSSNPHRASKLTDRNPKTYWESNGSTGSHFITVHMQCGVLVREMSMLVASEDSSYMPARVVVLGGDSPTTIRTELNTVTILPSDSRVVLLENMTRFWPVIQIRVKRCQQGGIDTRVRGIEVLGPKPTFWPVFREQLCWRTFLFYTVQAHAWCQEICRDRGRLLQLFGRCCCRLNQALRHEQGFADRFLPDDEAAQALGRTCWEALVSPLVESITSPDPEGISALAWLLREYLESVELPRRATSRSAVFGSRVRRLTQLLVHVDPSSTEPEEARAAGGQERKNKEVPARAAKAAVERSSSLWGISRCWRGVVQQQVQGFLEVAGQAPDLVERYCGLYQRLRGATEELFGQQAAFMLALGQGFAGALLQLSFLATLHVSEQFARYLDRKIQELQGAAGSMGPLQQLQQILEPFVVFSGLELAHTFEHFYRHYLGDRLLAQGLSWLEGAVVEQIGLCFPSRFPQEMLRNLAESEELQQQFYLFRLQEQDKWLVELDTGLDEVLGTASVADVPEVKVLALSPRCWPVSPFCYMDEPGRFFPAALRSPLDEFAAFCRRSQSQLGWECSKPRRLQWTWLGHAELQFGDCVLHVSTLQMYILLCFNSAEEVAVEALLQATGLPAELLHHALTPLTHGEGVLVRSCTPGGVLQVNQAALACASGRHLRLLPQQRYLQVERADVSTLERKRNVLCCLITRILKVEKQLHIDNLVFRVIDACQRGELCPGLQFLSFCCHSVDVLSCVLYLLNQGYLRRQEERPHVLEYISAEPTTPLGGQAQMVFQSRPPEASLDDDDTDCLYRLNPGIGRLEEFLMAMLQVPMGHTLSPEEAKVLMNQTVQQVQDTLSIPSDVARHLLMHCRWNVDFLIQCYMENPETLLISSGLQVQDAQPPPSPGTHCPVCVNQLCPTEKPPTLCCMHYCCKYEKALLRGYVECCSNLTWCTNPQGCDQILLKDGLGYGAACSKCSWISCFNCNFPEAHYPASCSHMSQWVDDDGYYEGMTSEAQSKHLAKLISKHCPSCQAQIEKNEGCLHMTCAKCNHGFCWRCLKPWRPTHKDYYNCSAVVSKAAWQEKRFQDYNERCIFHHHGREFAMSLRNRVSSISVMPKIRTLTFVLDACKMLEQARKVLAYSCVYSYYNQDTESMDIVEQQTESLELHTNALQILLEETLLQHQDLDSSLQLLKAEHFSAGLELVHQIKQRLFAVLWQSTQQDFRVGLQTLADPGQRNVKLSNVSSSASACVGPKHTISCDSPNLEEGGKESEEEEYEPQWQEDYDEDDDLDEDNFLFGNESDNLDCDSYFDDDDAYD